Genomic window (Fusobacterium sp.):
ATTTCATGATAATTATTTTTGTCCTTTTCATTTTTTATATAAGGTTTCTCATACATTTCAAATATAATATCTAAATTAGTCATTTCTTTCATACTTATCCTCCTATATTAATTAAAAACACTCTTAAAATTGGGCCAAAAATCTAAAAATATAGTTTTAAAACTTTTTCTTTCTATGTTTATATAATATTAAAAATTAATAAAAGTGTAAAACCATATTTTAGACATATCTTAACAAGTATAAACTTGTATCCCTTTCTTTTTTTATAATTTTTATAAAAAAAGGGCTCAATTTTATTGAACTCCCTTTTATCTAAAAATTATTTTCTTATATTTCATCCCAACCATCAACAGATGAACTCATGTTATAACTTGTTACTGTTCCTTCAAAGAAATTTGCTTTTACATTACCTTCTCCTTCTGTATCTGCAAATTTTGTAAGATGTTTATATGGATTTTTATTAAATCCATCATATATTGGTTTTAAACCAATACTTCTCAATCTCTCATTAGCCAGCCATTTTGTATATTGTTCTGTTGTTTCTTCTGTTATCCCAAGAATTTGATTCCCTATTATATGGTTAGTCCAATTTATTTCCTGTTCTACTGCTTTTCTAAACATATCATAAATTTCTTCATCATTGAAAAAACCTGGATTTTCACTTTTTATTTCTTTCAATAAATGTTGAAAGATAACAACATGTGATAATTCATCTCTATTTATAAGCCTTATTATATCAGATGTTCCCATCATTCTATTTCTGCTTGCCAAGAGATAGAAAAAATTAAACCCATTATAAAAATATATTGCTTCTAAAAGATAGTCAGCTATAATAACTTTAGAAAAATTTTCATCATTTGGATTTTCTAAAAATCTTTGATACATTTCAGCAATATATTTATTTCTTTCAAACAGTATTTTATCCTCTCTCCATTTATCATATATAGAATTTCTTATTTCTTTTGGAAGAATAGATTCTATTATATACTGATAAGACTGTGAGTGTATTGCCTCTTGAAATGTCTGAATGGAAAGTATCAGATTTATTTCTGGAGCAGTTATATAATCACATACATTTGGAATATTATTAGTCTGAATACTATCAAGAAATATTAAAAATGATAAAATTCCATCATAGGCTTCTTTCTCCTGATCTGTCAAATTTTTATAATCATTCTTATCTTGTGTCAAATCTATTTTTTCTGGTATCCAAAAGTTTCCCATCATTGTTCTGTAAAGTTGATTAGCCCACTGATACTTAACATTATTTAAATTAAATATATTTGTACTGTCACCTTTTATTACTTTTCTCTTAGATAAAGAATCATCTCCCAGAGGATTAAAAAGTTTTTTTCTATCCACTGCAGCTTTCACACTCCTCTTTTTCATTTATTATATTAGTATTTTTTTGAATTGTTCTTATATAATATACTGATTTACAACCATTTTTCCATGCTGTCATAAAAGTATTATAAATATCTTTTGCTCTTATATTTTTATTTAAATCAAAAATCAGTTCCATTGAAACTCCCTGAGTAGTCCATTTTCCTATCTTACTCATTATTTCTACATATACCTGTGGGTTTACATTTTTAAATTCTGGATAGAACCATGCCCTGTCTTTCAAATATTTTACTACTCTTGGCACTGCTCCTTTCTGATTTTTCTCTATATAAAATCTTGAAAATGTAGGATTGACAGATGCTGTTGTTCCCATAAGAAGTGATGTAGAAGTATTAGGAGCTATTGCAGTAAGTTCTCCATTACGTATTCCATATTTTCTTACTAACTCAAATACTTCATTCCATTTATCTGTATATTTGGAATTTGCCATATACCAGTCTTTATTTTTTTGAAAAAATAAACCTTTATCC
Coding sequences:
- a CDS encoding ribonucleotide-diphosphate reductase subunit beta codes for the protein MDRKKLFNPLGDDSLSKRKVIKGDSTNIFNLNNVKYQWANQLYRTMMGNFWIPEKIDLTQDKNDYKNLTDQEKEAYDGILSFLIFLDSIQTNNIPNVCDYITAPEINLILSIQTFQEAIHSQSYQYIIESILPKEIRNSIYDKWREDKILFERNKYIAEMYQRFLENPNDENFSKVIIADYLLEAIYFYNGFNFFYLLASRNRMMGTSDIIRLINRDELSHVVIFQHLLKEIKSENPGFFNDEEIYDMFRKAVEQEINWTNHIIGNQILGITEETTEQYTKWLANERLRSIGLKPIYDGFNKNPYKHLTKFADTEGEGNVKANFFEGTVTSYNMSSSVDGWDEI